The Metabacillus sediminilitoris genome window below encodes:
- a CDS encoding aminotransferase A, with the protein MEHLVNSKVKQIELSGIRKFFNMVADIEDVISLTIGQPDFETPEHVKNAGIDAILANYTTYTHNAGFYELREAACHFVEKKYGLTYSPKNEVIVTVGASQAIDCTFRTLLEEGCEVIIPSPVYPGYEPLIKLAGGDPIYVDTTNNQFKLTADLIAPYINENTRCIVLPYPSNPTGVTLSEDELKDIAELVRNKNIFVLSDEIYSELNYGKQHHSIARFLREQTIVINGLSKSHSMTGWRIGLLFAPESVTKHILKVHQYNVSCATSIAQKAAYEALTSGIDDADQMKKAYEERLEYVYHRLVKMGFEVVKPDGAFYLFPSIKKFNQSSFDFALSLVRHAGVALVPGSAFSEFGEGYVRLSYAYSMEQLVEAMDRIEKYLESL; encoded by the coding sequence ATGGAACACTTAGTAAATTCAAAAGTAAAACAAATTGAACTTTCAGGCATTAGAAAGTTTTTTAATATGGTAGCTGATATTGAGGATGTTATATCCCTTACAATTGGACAACCTGACTTTGAAACACCTGAGCATGTAAAAAATGCTGGAATTGATGCTATACTTGCAAATTACACAACCTATACACATAATGCCGGGTTTTATGAGCTTAGGGAAGCAGCTTGTCATTTCGTAGAAAAGAAATACGGACTTACCTATTCTCCTAAAAATGAGGTCATCGTTACAGTTGGTGCAAGTCAGGCAATTGATTGTACGTTTAGGACCTTATTAGAAGAAGGCTGTGAAGTCATTATCCCAAGCCCGGTCTATCCTGGATATGAACCGCTTATTAAACTGGCAGGCGGAGATCCAATCTATGTGGATACAACAAACAATCAATTTAAGCTAACCGCAGATTTGATTGCCCCTTATATAAACGAGAATACGAGATGTATCGTTTTACCTTACCCTTCTAATCCTACAGGAGTTACATTATCTGAGGATGAATTAAAAGACATAGCAGAGTTAGTTAGAAATAAAAATATATTTGTACTTTCAGATGAAATTTACAGTGAATTAAATTATGGAAAACAACATCATTCCATTGCACGTTTTTTACGTGAACAAACAATTGTGATAAATGGGCTTTCTAAATCACATAGTATGACCGGTTGGAGAATTGGGTTGTTATTTGCTCCAGAATCAGTTACTAAGCATATATTAAAAGTTCATCAATACAATGTGTCATGTGCAACATCTATTGCCCAAAAAGCAGCATATGAAGCTCTTACATCAGGTATTGATGATGCTGACCAGATGAAAAAAGCGTATGAAGAACGGTTAGAATATGTTTATCATCGACTGGTGAAGATGGGATTTGAAGTTGTTAAACCTGATGGCGCTTTTTATTTGTTTCCTTCTATAAAAAAATTTAATCAATCATCATTCGATTTTGCTTTATCACTCGTTCGTCATGCTGGAGTTGCATTAGTCCCTGGGAGTGCGTTTTCCGAATTCGGAGAAGGTTATGTTCGACTTTCTTATGCCTATTCAATGGAACAATTAGTCGAAGCTATGGACAGGATCGAAAAATATTTAGAAAGCTTATAA
- a CDS encoding PAS domain S-box protein, which translates to MDKNTSIVNSVLQDVDVYAVISANGRIQYVSSNIEELLGYPNNELIGKNIRDFIHNEDIFLMESYFFNEHHLHPCTFRFLNEKGRYIWFETTIDYVHSSISIDRQEIILKMTAQHTDSVIIDRPNDSDKASKDFTIGMIDGDIFLNDLPSPIFISTFGKIRYVNNAFQQLLGASSRDQLIGKSSLDFTDEAFHDIVKNRIQRLHKGEKVGLIEQIWRRLDGTEINVELTSNLTNFKGQKSELIVLTDISSRRNFQKILQRSRERYQRLIDNSIDTIAVIHEDKWVFMNESGVRLFEAGAYPEMLGKNIFDHLHPDDHEHMKKILKSILTGNAEVQVTNQSWEISKNKTIYTEMVCIPSTYFGEKAVQIILRDISDRKKTEELMLRSEKLSIAGQLAAGIAHEIRNPLTAIKGFLQIMHKDFKDHQQYFHIIFSELNRIEMILSELLMLAKPQETIFKKANLVTLLQDVALLLETQANLNSVSIEQIHKNNHIMINCDSNQLKQVFINLLKNAIDAMPKGGKVQVYTKREDNAVTIKVKDEGEGIPTELLKRIGEPFLTTKEKGNGLGLMITYKIIEDHNGNISVDSKIGEGSTFTVVLPCE; encoded by the coding sequence ATGGATAAGAATACTTCAATTGTTAATTCTGTCCTGCAGGATGTAGATGTATATGCTGTTATATCTGCAAATGGGCGTATCCAATATGTGTCATCAAATATAGAAGAGCTATTAGGATACCCGAATAATGAATTAATTGGTAAAAATATAAGGGACTTTATACATAATGAAGATATATTTTTAATGGAAAGTTATTTCTTTAATGAGCACCATCTCCATCCATGTACTTTTCGGTTTCTAAACGAAAAAGGAAGGTATATATGGTTTGAAACAACAATTGATTATGTCCATAGTTCAATAAGTATCGATCGACAAGAAATTATCCTTAAAATGACAGCACAACATACTGACTCGGTCATCATTGATCGACCAAATGATAGTGATAAAGCATCAAAGGATTTTACAATAGGTATGATTGATGGTGATATTTTCTTAAATGATTTACCAAGCCCTATATTTATCTCTACTTTCGGAAAGATACGCTATGTGAATAATGCTTTTCAGCAGTTGCTTGGAGCATCCTCGAGAGATCAATTAATTGGTAAATCTTCCTTGGATTTTACCGATGAAGCTTTCCATGACATTGTGAAAAATAGAATCCAAAGGTTGCATAAAGGTGAAAAGGTAGGTCTTATTGAACAAATATGGAGAAGACTTGATGGAACGGAGATAAATGTTGAATTAACATCTAATCTTACGAATTTTAAAGGTCAAAAGTCAGAGTTAATTGTGTTAACAGATATATCTTCAAGGAGAAATTTTCAAAAAATTCTTCAAAGAAGCAGGGAAAGATATCAGCGATTAATTGATAATTCAATTGATACAATAGCTGTTATCCATGAGGACAAATGGGTATTTATGAATGAATCTGGGGTAAGGCTCTTCGAAGCTGGAGCATATCCAGAAATGCTTGGGAAAAACATTTTTGACCATTTACACCCTGATGATCACGAACATATGAAAAAAATATTAAAAAGCATATTAACTGGTAATGCTGAGGTACAAGTAACGAATCAATCATGGGAAATTTCCAAGAATAAGACAATCTATACAGAAATGGTCTGCATTCCATCTACTTATTTTGGCGAGAAAGCAGTACAAATCATTTTACGTGATATTTCAGACCGTAAAAAAACGGAAGAATTAATGCTCCGTTCTGAAAAACTATCAATTGCTGGACAACTTGCTGCAGGGATTGCCCATGAAATTCGAAATCCTTTAACGGCAATAAAAGGCTTCTTACAAATTATGCATAAGGATTTTAAGGATCATCAACAATATTTTCATATTATCTTTTCAGAATTAAATCGAATTGAAATGATTCTAAGTGAGCTTCTTATGTTAGCAAAACCTCAAGAAACTATTTTTAAGAAGGCAAATTTAGTAACATTGTTACAGGATGTTGCATTGTTATTAGAAACACAGGCTAATTTGAATAGTGTTTCAATTGAGCAAATACATAAAAATAATCATATTATGATTAATTGTGATTCCAACCAGCTTAAGCAAGTATTTATTAACTTATTGAAAAATGCGATTGATGCAATGCCTAAGGGGGGGAAAGTACAGGTATATACGAAAAGGGAAGACAATGCCGTAACCATAAAGGTTAAGGATGAAGGAGAAGGTATACCTACAGAATTATTAAAACGGATTGGCGAGCCTTTCTTAACGACGAAAGAAAAAGGGAATGGATTAGGGTTAATGATTACCTATAAAATCATTGAAGATCACAATGGAAACATTTCAGTAGATAGTAAGATTGGAGAAGGTAGTACATTTACAGTTGTCCTTCCTTGTGAATAA